Proteins encoded together in one Vigna angularis cultivar LongXiaoDou No.4 chromosome 5, ASM1680809v1, whole genome shotgun sequence window:
- the LOC108319647 gene encoding tropinone reductase isoform X1: MGETNSGSKSSRWCLQGMTALVTGGSKGIGYAIVEELAELGATVHTCSRNEAELSESLKEWTTKGYRVTGSVCDMTSRVNREELIARVSSQFNGKLNILVNNVGTNILKQTLDFTAEDFAFLMNTNPESCFHLSQLAHPLLKASKAASIIFISSIAGFVATNLASVVYGASKGAMNQMTKYLAFEWAKDNIRSNCIAPGVIRTPNGEKVTLLLALLVSEDIVT; encoded by the exons atgggTGAGACGAACAGTGGTAGCAAAAGCAGCAGATGGTGTCTGCAGGGGATGACAGCTCTGGTCACCGGTGGATCCAAAGGAATCGG ATATGCTATAGTTGAGGAGTTGGCAGAGCTTGGGGCCACCGTACACACTTGTTCTCGGAACGAAGCTGAACTCAGTGAATCCTTGAAGGAGTGGACCACAAAAGGATACAGAGTAACCGGTTCGGTCTGTGACATGACCTCTCGTGTTAACAGAGAAGAGCTGATAGCTAGAGTCTCCTCTCAGTTCAATGGAAAACTCAATATCCTT GTAAACAATGTGGGAACAAACATACTGAAACAGACCCTGGATTTCACAGCGGAAGATTTCGCATTCCTGATGAATACGAATCCTGAATCTTGTTTCCACTTAAGCCAGCTTGCACATCCTCTCCTAAAAGCTTCAAAAGCTGCAAGTATCATTTTCATATCCTCCATTGCTGGTTTTGTAGCTACCAACTTAGCATCCGTTGTATATGGTGCATCTAAAG GAGCAATGAACCAAATGACAAAATATCTTGCATTTGAATGGGCAAAAGACAACATAAGGAGTAATTGTATTGCACCTGGGGTAATCAGAACCCCTAACGGGGAAAAGGTAACCCTTTTGTTGGCATTGTTAGTGTCTGAGGACATTGTAACGTAG
- the LOC108319593 gene encoding uncharacterized protein LOC108319593: MKEGKSVNHQQPHQNGHLSPSKFAKLFDPEASWDKDQLGDVLHWIRQGLGLVCGFLWGSIPLVGGIWFILFLALSTGIIYSYYAVILKVDEEEFGGHGALLQEGLFASVTLFLLSWILVYSLAHF; the protein is encoded by the exons ATGAAAGAGGGTAAATCCGTTAACCATCAACAGCCGCACCAGAACGGTCACCTCTCGCCTTCAAAATTCGCCAAATTGTTTGATCCCGAAGCTTCCTGGGACAAG GATCAGTTGGGAGACGTTTTGCATTGGATTAGACAAGGGCTTGGCCTTGTGTGTGGATTCCTTTGGGGTTCCATACCTTTGGTTGGAGGCATATGGTTCATCCT CTTTTTGGCACTATCCACCGGgattatatatagttattatgCAGTAATATTAAAGGTTGACGAGGAAGAGTTTGGTGGTCATGGAGCCCTCCTTCAAGAGGGGCTATTTGCTTCTGTAACTCTTTTCCTG CTTTCCTGGATTCTAGTTTACAGTTTAGCACACTTCTGA
- the LOC108319584 gene encoding PGR5-like protein 1B, chloroplastic isoform X2, whose amino-acid sequence MAGTSLSQVIQSTLLELPRTTAHVRISAKSHRVSATSGHRPEGPHCIYVGPLETADKENLEALYCQARDAYNSGHPLIIDDMFDKVELRLRSYGSKSVVKYPRCSIRRQSTFADAEEDLSMVFALASTWAMFLAFGSLACVGPISFTVGMAYQNAFASGVSLGSQTPGVSFLALVNSFIFLGLGVIIGYPVASASVKVLQGLWRNDLVALKGACPNCGEEVFAFVRMDRNIESPHRADCHVCECVLEFRTKVEQSVSRFGRQWVYGRIYLVSLRGRSRRQ is encoded by the exons ATGGCCGGCACCAGCCTCTCTCAAGTAATCCAATCGACGCTCCTGGAACTGCCCAGAACCACCGCCCACGTCAGAATCTCCGCCAAAAGCCACCGCGTCTCCGCCACCTCCGGCCATCGCCCCGAGGGACCCCACTGTATCTACGTTGGGCCCCTCGAAACCGCCGACAAAGAGAACCTCGAAGCTCTCTATTGCCAA GCACGGGATGCGTATAATAGTGGTCACCCTCTCATAATTGATGACATGTTTGATAAAGTGGAG TTAAGGTTAAGAAGCTATGGTTCAAAGTCTGTTGTCAAGTATCCTAGGTGCAGTATCAGGAGGCAATCCACATTTGCTGATGCTGag GAAGATCTTTCTATGGTTTTTGCTTTAGCAAGCACATGGGCCATGTTCCTTGCATTTGGCAGTTTAGCATGTGTTGGGCCCATATCATTCACTGTTGGCATGGCTTATCAAAATGCATTCGCTTCAGGCGTATCACTTGGTAGCCAAACACCTGGAGTAAGCTTTCTGGCCTTGGTGAACAGCTTTATTTTCCTTGGGCTGGGTGTTATCATCGGCTACCCTGTTGCTTCAGCTTCAG TTAAGGTACTTCAAGGCCTGTGGAGGAATGATTTGGTGGCACTAAAAGGTGCGTGTCCAAATTGCGGGGAAGAG GTATTTGCATTTGTGAGAATGGACAGGAATATTGAGTCACCTCATAGAGCAGATTGTCATGTGTGTGAATGCGTATTAGAATTTCGAACAAAAGTGGAG CAATCAGTCTCAAGATTTGGTAGGCAGTGGGTTTATGGGCGTATTTATCTTGTTTCACTAAGAGGCAGATCTCGACGCCAATAA
- the LOC108319584 gene encoding PGR5-like protein 1A, chloroplastic isoform X1 codes for MAGTSLSQVIQSTLLELPRTTAHVRISAKSHRVSATSGHRPEGPHCIYVGPLETADKENLEALYCQARDAYNSGHPLIIDDMFDKVELRLRSYGSKSVVKYPRCSIRRQSTFADAEEDLSMVFALASTWAMFLAFGSLACVGPISFTVGMAYQNAFASGVSLGSQTPGVSFLALVNSFIFLGLGVIIGYPVASASVKVLQGLWRNDLVALKGACPNCGEEVFAFVRMDRNIESPHRADCHVCECVLEFRTKVEVANSSFILFLIEIFAKGCSKNYSVTIENRYSAICNAC; via the exons ATGGCCGGCACCAGCCTCTCTCAAGTAATCCAATCGACGCTCCTGGAACTGCCCAGAACCACCGCCCACGTCAGAATCTCCGCCAAAAGCCACCGCGTCTCCGCCACCTCCGGCCATCGCCCCGAGGGACCCCACTGTATCTACGTTGGGCCCCTCGAAACCGCCGACAAAGAGAACCTCGAAGCTCTCTATTGCCAA GCACGGGATGCGTATAATAGTGGTCACCCTCTCATAATTGATGACATGTTTGATAAAGTGGAG TTAAGGTTAAGAAGCTATGGTTCAAAGTCTGTTGTCAAGTATCCTAGGTGCAGTATCAGGAGGCAATCCACATTTGCTGATGCTGag GAAGATCTTTCTATGGTTTTTGCTTTAGCAAGCACATGGGCCATGTTCCTTGCATTTGGCAGTTTAGCATGTGTTGGGCCCATATCATTCACTGTTGGCATGGCTTATCAAAATGCATTCGCTTCAGGCGTATCACTTGGTAGCCAAACACCTGGAGTAAGCTTTCTGGCCTTGGTGAACAGCTTTATTTTCCTTGGGCTGGGTGTTATCATCGGCTACCCTGTTGCTTCAGCTTCAG TTAAGGTACTTCAAGGCCTGTGGAGGAATGATTTGGTGGCACTAAAAGGTGCGTGTCCAAATTGCGGGGAAGAG GTATTTGCATTTGTGAGAATGGACAGGAATATTGAGTCACCTCATAGAGCAGATTGTCATGTGTGTGAATGCGTATTAGAATTTCGAACAAAAGTGGAGGTAGCAAAttcgagttttattttatttttaattgaaatttttgcaAAAGGCTGTTCAAAAAACTACAGTGTTACAATTGAGAATCGTTATTCAGCAATTTGCAATGCATGTTGA
- the LOC108319647 gene encoding tropinone reductase isoform X2: MGETNSGSKSSRWCLQGMTALVTGGSKGIGYAIVEELAELGATVHTCSRNEAELSESLKEWTTKGYRVTGSVCDMTSRVNREELIARVSSQFNGKLNILVNNVGTNILKQTLDFTAEDFAFLMNTNPESCFHLSQLAHPLLKASKAASIIFISSIAGFVATNLASVVYGASKGAMNQMTKYLAFEWAKDNIRSNCIAPGVIRTPNGEKAHPPRG, encoded by the exons atgggTGAGACGAACAGTGGTAGCAAAAGCAGCAGATGGTGTCTGCAGGGGATGACAGCTCTGGTCACCGGTGGATCCAAAGGAATCGG ATATGCTATAGTTGAGGAGTTGGCAGAGCTTGGGGCCACCGTACACACTTGTTCTCGGAACGAAGCTGAACTCAGTGAATCCTTGAAGGAGTGGACCACAAAAGGATACAGAGTAACCGGTTCGGTCTGTGACATGACCTCTCGTGTTAACAGAGAAGAGCTGATAGCTAGAGTCTCCTCTCAGTTCAATGGAAAACTCAATATCCTT GTAAACAATGTGGGAACAAACATACTGAAACAGACCCTGGATTTCACAGCGGAAGATTTCGCATTCCTGATGAATACGAATCCTGAATCTTGTTTCCACTTAAGCCAGCTTGCACATCCTCTCCTAAAAGCTTCAAAAGCTGCAAGTATCATTTTCATATCCTCCATTGCTGGTTTTGTAGCTACCAACTTAGCATCCGTTGTATATGGTGCATCTAAAG GAGCAATGAACCAAATGACAAAATATCTTGCATTTGAATGGGCAAAAGACAACATAAGGAGTAATTGTATTGCACCTGGGGTAATCAGAACCCCTAACGGGGAAAAG GCACACCCTCCCCGCGGctag